One region of Paraburkholderia acidiphila genomic DNA includes:
- a CDS encoding TetR/AcrR family transcriptional regulator, whose protein sequence is MTTPGKPLRSDGAETRTRLKEEAQRLFALRGLEGVSVQDIISAAGQRNSASLRYYFGNKLELARELVVDGARLIDEDRQARLDKLEAEGALSVRAVLGALLFPMLELADRTGQPTYIRMIANLQLNDRAFLREALENKWNAGYQRCNALLRDLLPDIDPTIVDHRLSLVGIYGNAVLAAWEASRDSGEPGRLWAPGYAVSNLMDTFEGMLVAAPSEETRSLLGESKSNRETAR, encoded by the coding sequence ATGACGACACCAGGAAAACCCCTTAGATCGGACGGCGCCGAGACGCGAACGCGCCTGAAAGAGGAGGCGCAGCGGCTGTTTGCGCTACGCGGGCTGGAGGGGGTGTCCGTGCAGGACATCATTTCGGCGGCGGGTCAGCGCAACAGCGCCTCGCTGCGCTACTACTTCGGGAACAAGCTCGAACTGGCGCGCGAACTGGTCGTGGATGGGGCGCGCCTCATCGACGAGGACCGGCAGGCGCGCCTCGACAAGCTGGAAGCGGAAGGCGCACTGAGCGTGCGCGCGGTATTGGGGGCGTTGCTCTTTCCGATGCTCGAACTGGCCGATCGAACGGGCCAGCCGACCTATATCCGCATGATCGCCAACCTGCAGTTGAACGATCGCGCGTTCCTGCGCGAGGCGCTGGAAAACAAGTGGAATGCGGGCTATCAGCGCTGCAATGCGCTGCTGCGGGACCTGCTGCCCGACATCGATCCGACGATCGTCGATCACCGGCTGTCGCTCGTCGGCATCTATGGAAATGCCGTGCTGGCCGCCTGGGAGGCAAGCCGTGACAGCGGCGAGCCGGGGCGGCTCTGGGCCCCCGGCTACGCCGTGTCGAACTTGATGGATACCTTCGAAGGCATGCTCGTTGCAGCGCCTTCGGAAGAAACGCGATCGCTGCTGGGCGAGTCCAAAAGCAATCGCGAGACGGCCCGCTAA
- a CDS encoding fatty acid--CoA ligase, producing MSDDVKTAQASNAYAYPLLIKQLLHTPFAQAQEQEIVYRGQLRMSYATLRERIARLANGLAQLGVEYGNTVAVMDWDSHRYLESYFAIPMMGAVLQTVNVRLSPAEIAYTINHAGAEVLFVHTDFIPVVESIKDQLETVRKFVWIDEPGSEAPAHTIAFSNEYEAMLAAGSTSYDFPEFDENTRATTFYTTGTTGLPKGVYFTHRQLVLHTISLMAALAAPIAGQRFHRGDVYMPLTPMFHVHAWGMPYIATVMGVKQVYPGRYVPERLARLIEDEGVTFSHCVGTILHMLLTCAEAKATDFSKWKVIIGGSALPQGLAASAVARGIDVFAGYGMSETCPVLSLAQLPAGAEKLDAGEQIHLRCKTGLPVPLVDLRVVDDEMADLAHDGKSTGEIVARAPWLTQGYWKNPEASEQLWAGGYLHTQDIANIDATGNVQITDRLKDVIKSGGEWVSSLEIENLISQYEGVSEVAVIGIKDEKWGERPVALVVLKEGAAVTEEDIKQHVLSFTASGRISKYAVPQIVKFVEALARTSVGKVNKKALREQIA from the coding sequence ATGTCGGACGACGTGAAGACGGCTCAAGCCAGCAATGCCTACGCTTACCCGCTGCTGATCAAGCAATTGCTGCATACGCCCTTCGCTCAGGCACAGGAGCAGGAGATCGTCTATCGCGGCCAACTGCGCATGAGCTACGCGACCTTGCGTGAGCGCATTGCGCGCCTCGCCAACGGTCTCGCCCAGCTTGGCGTGGAGTACGGCAACACCGTCGCGGTGATGGATTGGGACAGCCACCGTTACCTCGAAAGTTATTTCGCAATCCCGATGATGGGTGCGGTGCTGCAGACCGTGAACGTGCGTCTGTCTCCAGCGGAAATCGCTTATACGATCAACCACGCCGGCGCCGAAGTCCTGTTCGTTCACACCGATTTCATTCCGGTCGTCGAGTCCATCAAGGACCAGCTCGAAACCGTCCGCAAGTTCGTGTGGATCGACGAGCCTGGCAGCGAGGCGCCTGCTCACACCATTGCGTTCTCGAACGAGTACGAGGCGATGCTGGCTGCTGGCAGCACGAGCTACGACTTCCCGGAGTTCGACGAGAACACGCGCGCTACGACGTTCTATACGACCGGCACGACCGGTTTGCCGAAGGGCGTGTACTTCACGCATCGGCAACTGGTGTTGCACACCATCTCGCTTATGGCGGCGCTCGCCGCGCCGATTGCGGGGCAGCGCTTTCATCGCGGCGACGTGTATATGCCGCTCACGCCCATGTTTCATGTCCACGCGTGGGGCATGCCTTATATCGCCACGGTGATGGGCGTGAAGCAGGTCTATCCGGGCCGCTACGTGCCGGAACGCCTCGCGAGACTCATCGAGGACGAGGGCGTGACCTTCTCGCATTGCGTGGGCACGATCCTGCACATGCTGCTCACGTGCGCCGAGGCGAAGGCAACCGACTTCAGCAAGTGGAAAGTGATCATTGGCGGCAGTGCGCTGCCGCAGGGCCTGGCTGCGTCAGCCGTGGCGCGCGGTATCGACGTGTTTGCCGGCTATGGCATGTCCGAAACCTGTCCGGTGCTGAGCCTCGCGCAGTTGCCGGCGGGCGCGGAAAAGCTGGATGCCGGCGAGCAGATTCACTTGCGGTGCAAAACCGGGTTGCCGGTGCCGCTCGTCGATCTTCGTGTGGTGGACGACGAGATGGCCGATCTCGCGCATGACGGGAAATCCACGGGCGAGATCGTTGCGCGTGCACCTTGGCTCACGCAAGGCTACTGGAAGAATCCCGAGGCGAGCGAGCAACTGTGGGCGGGCGGTTATCTGCATACGCAGGACATCGCCAATATCGACGCAACCGGCAACGTGCAGATTACCGACCGCCTGAAAGACGTGATCAAGTCGGGCGGCGAGTGGGTTTCCTCGCTGGAAATCGAAAACCTGATTTCGCAGTACGAAGGCGTTTCGGAAGTCGCCGTTATCGGCATCAAGGATGAGAAGTGGGGAGAACGGCCGGTCGCGCTGGTGGTGCTCAAGGAGGGCGCGGCGGTCACGGAGGAAGACATCAAGCAGCACGTGCTGTCGTTCACGGCATCAGGACGGATCTCGAAGTATGCCGTGCCGCAAATCGTGAAGTTTGTCGAGGCGCTGGCGCGAACGAGCGTCGGCAAGGTCAACAAGAAAGCGCTGCGCGAGCAGATCGCCTGA
- a CDS encoding long-chain-fatty-acid--CoA ligase: MTATSLRQLAIPQTSLYTNLQVCANRHPEKDAILYYGSALSYGQLRDEVEAMAGFLQQHCGVGRGERVVLFMQNSPQFVIAFYAALRADAVVVPVNPMNRTAELQHIFEDSGARVAFVGEELMEHVRPLMARHLDHVVTARYADYLDMHTDLPLPDILSSSEPWYGAQSSENDASVTRWFDALLHAYVARAHEAGPDDLAVIPYTSGTTGHPKGCIHTHRSVMHSTVACGAWPDLPGESVMLCSVPLFHVTGMQNCMNMPVFIGATMVIMTRWDARCAAHLIERHHVTTWVTVPTMVIDLLNLADLASFDLGSITYLSGGGAAMPQVVAQEIEKRWGIAYVEGYGLTETMAATHINPRTRSKPQCMGVPVFSTWALVVDPDSLLTLGEGETGEILVSGPQVFDGYWNAPQASRDAFVSIDGRRYLRTGDLGYCDHEGYFFVVDRLKRMINASGYKVWPAEVEAMLFEHPAVQEACVIATHDARRGESVKAVIVLRSGAYATQEDIVAWARERMAAYKVPRVIAFADSLPRTASGKVQWRVLQEAENQRKGIPESQ, translated from the coding sequence ATGACGGCAACATCATTGCGTCAGCTCGCCATACCGCAGACCTCGCTCTACACGAATCTCCAGGTCTGCGCGAATCGTCATCCTGAGAAGGACGCCATTCTGTACTACGGCAGTGCCCTGAGCTACGGGCAATTGCGCGACGAAGTGGAGGCGATGGCCGGATTCCTGCAACAGCATTGCGGGGTCGGCAGGGGCGAGCGCGTCGTGCTCTTTATGCAGAACAGCCCCCAGTTCGTGATCGCGTTCTATGCGGCGCTGCGCGCGGATGCGGTCGTGGTGCCCGTCAATCCGATGAACCGGACCGCCGAGCTGCAACATATCTTCGAAGACAGCGGCGCGCGAGTGGCGTTTGTCGGTGAAGAACTCATGGAGCACGTGCGGCCGCTCATGGCACGCCACCTGGACCATGTCGTTACGGCGCGCTATGCCGACTATTTAGATATGCATACGGATTTGCCGCTGCCCGACATCCTGAGTTCCTCCGAGCCGTGGTACGGCGCGCAGTCGTCCGAAAACGATGCCAGCGTCACCCGCTGGTTCGACGCGCTACTTCATGCGTACGTTGCGCGCGCCCACGAAGCGGGACCCGACGACCTTGCGGTGATCCCGTATACATCCGGCACCACTGGGCACCCCAAAGGGTGCATCCACACGCACCGCAGCGTGATGCATTCGACCGTCGCTTGCGGCGCGTGGCCCGATCTTCCCGGCGAGAGCGTGATGCTGTGCTCCGTGCCGCTATTCCACGTAACGGGCATGCAGAACTGCATGAACATGCCGGTCTTCATCGGCGCGACGATGGTGATCATGACCCGCTGGGACGCAAGGTGCGCAGCCCACCTGATCGAACGCCACCACGTAACCACATGGGTCACGGTGCCGACGATGGTGATCGACCTGCTGAATCTCGCAGACCTGGCGAGCTTCGACCTCGGCTCGATCACCTACCTGAGCGGAGGCGGAGCCGCCATGCCCCAGGTCGTCGCACAGGAGATCGAGAAGCGCTGGGGCATTGCCTACGTGGAAGGCTACGGGCTCACCGAAACGATGGCGGCTACGCATATCAATCCGCGCACGCGCAGCAAGCCGCAATGCATGGGCGTGCCTGTTTTCAGCACCTGGGCGCTCGTAGTCGATCCCGATTCGCTGCTGACGCTCGGAGAAGGCGAGACGGGTGAAATTCTGGTGAGCGGGCCGCAAGTCTTCGATGGCTACTGGAACGCGCCGCAGGCGTCGCGTGACGCGTTCGTCTCGATTGACGGGCGGCGCTATCTGCGCACGGGCGATCTCGGCTATTGCGACCACGAGGGCTATTTCTTCGTGGTCGACCGCCTCAAGCGCATGATCAACGCGTCTGGCTACAAGGTGTGGCCGGCCGAGGTCGAGGCCATGCTGTTCGAACATCCCGCCGTGCAGGAGGCCTGCGTGATCGCGACTCACGATGCGCGCCGTGGCGAATCCGTTAAAGCGGTCATCGTTTTGCGCAGCGGCGCTTACGCGACGCAAGAGGACATTGTCGCGTGGGCGCGCGAACGCATGGCGGCCTACAAGGTTCCGCGCGTGATTGCATTTGCCGACAGCTTGCCGCGCACGGCGAGCGGCAAGGTTCAGTGGCGCGTCTTGCAGGAAGCGGAAAACCAGCGCAAAGGCATACCAGAATCGCAGTGA
- a CDS encoding acetoacetate decarboxylase family protein, whose translation MTKPYAVPLSPRGLSSIAPPPPWHYSGDFILVEFWADPAAVAAVLPKGLTADPASPGHATALFIDWQFTGSNDEMLDPARYQYREFFILVDALHDGKPVSYCPYIFVDNDSAMMRGLIQGFPKRYGQVHQTRSFAALSPAAAPVAAGTRFAATASAAGQRLARAEVKLEKAVEDVSKLSIAGRPVVNLRYFPRLAAGQHETPAVNELVLSVMDNAQIAGVWTGEGKLSFPVAEGEEISDLQPVRVGAGFRGSMAYSVTDLKTLSDNTK comes from the coding sequence ATGACCAAGCCGTACGCTGTTCCCCTCTCGCCCCGTGGACTTTCGAGCATCGCGCCCCCGCCGCCGTGGCACTATTCCGGCGATTTCATCCTCGTCGAATTCTGGGCCGATCCCGCGGCGGTGGCCGCCGTGCTCCCGAAAGGTCTGACTGCCGATCCGGCTTCGCCCGGGCATGCCACGGCCCTCTTCATCGACTGGCAATTCACCGGCAGCAACGACGAGATGCTCGACCCGGCGCGCTATCAGTACCGGGAATTTTTCATCCTCGTGGACGCGCTGCATGACGGCAAACCGGTTTCGTATTGCCCGTACATCTTCGTGGACAACGACTCCGCGATGATGCGCGGTCTGATTCAAGGCTTCCCGAAGCGTTATGGCCAGGTGCATCAAACGCGTTCGTTCGCGGCGCTGAGCCCGGCCGCCGCCCCTGTTGCAGCGGGCACGCGCTTCGCCGCCACGGCAAGCGCGGCCGGACAGCGCCTTGCGCGCGCCGAGGTCAAACTGGAAAAGGCTGTTGAAGACGTTTCGAAACTCAGCATTGCAGGCCGCCCGGTCGTGAACCTGCGCTATTTCCCGCGCCTCGCCGCTGGCCAGCATGAAACGCCGGCCGTGAACGAACTCGTGCTCTCCGTCATGGACAACGCGCAGATCGCCGGCGTGTGGACGGGTGAAGGCAAGCTCTCGTTCCCGGTCGCCGAAGGCGAAGAGATTTCGGATCTCCAGCCTGTGCGCGTGGGTGCAGGCTTTCGCGGTTCGATGGCTTATAGCGTGACGGACCTGAAAACGCTGAGCGACAACACGAAATAA
- a CDS encoding MaoC family dehydratase: protein MSLENYRVETLGDFVGRELGVSEWVLVDQERIDAFAACTGDRQWIHVDVERAKRESPFGGTIAHGYLTLSLLASLAMEIGIVPKDAAAGLNYGLDKVRFMTPVKAGARVRNRVTLESAENKGGGRVLVKTTNTLEIEGEDKPALVAQTLAMLIA from the coding sequence ATGAGTCTGGAAAATTACCGCGTCGAGACGCTCGGCGACTTCGTGGGCCGTGAACTGGGCGTATCGGAATGGGTTCTCGTCGACCAGGAGCGTATCGACGCGTTCGCAGCGTGCACCGGCGACCGGCAGTGGATCCATGTGGATGTGGAGCGTGCGAAGCGCGAGAGCCCTTTCGGCGGGACCATCGCTCACGGCTACCTGACGTTGTCGCTACTGGCGAGCCTCGCGATGGAGATCGGCATCGTCCCCAAGGATGCGGCTGCGGGACTGAACTACGGGCTCGACAAGGTGCGCTTCATGACGCCCGTTAAGGCGGGGGCGCGCGTGCGTAACCGCGTCACGCTCGAGTCGGCGGAGAACAAGGGAGGAGGCCGCGTGCTCGTCAAGACGACGAACACGCTGGAGATCGAGGGCGAAGACAAGCCCGCGTTGGTCGCACAAACCCTCGCGATGCTGATTGCGTGA
- a CDS encoding Crp/Fnr family transcriptional regulator, which yields MALMTDTSDEMRTNQWFSALPAEEQEALIGSSELMTLGPGEYLFHRGDAPSAFYGIRSGRLKASTVREDGKEAILAVIEPGNWFGQTSLTSRQPRPRDVIALDRSTLFVVKAAAFEELMQRSHAFVRAIAELQSLHMNWLYRMVEDATLHSTRARIARRLLSLASGDVTLAPQCRQDVSLSQDTLAMMLGITRQTLSLELKAMAEKGAITLRYGRIEILSKDILSSFQDYQ from the coding sequence ATGGCCCTCATGACCGATACGTCCGACGAAATGCGGACAAACCAATGGTTCAGCGCATTGCCCGCCGAAGAACAGGAGGCGCTGATCGGCAGCAGCGAACTCATGACGCTGGGCCCCGGCGAATACCTTTTCCATCGCGGCGACGCACCGAGCGCCTTTTATGGAATCAGGAGCGGCCGGCTCAAGGCCTCTACGGTTCGCGAAGACGGCAAGGAAGCGATCCTTGCCGTGATCGAGCCGGGCAACTGGTTCGGGCAGACCTCGTTGACGAGCCGGCAACCGCGTCCGCGTGACGTCATCGCGCTCGACCGCTCGACGCTCTTTGTCGTGAAGGCCGCAGCCTTCGAGGAACTGATGCAGCGCAGCCACGCGTTCGTGCGCGCGATTGCGGAGTTGCAATCGCTGCATATGAACTGGCTTTACCGGATGGTCGAAGACGCCACGCTGCATTCCACGCGTGCGCGCATTGCGCGGCGCCTTCTCTCGCTCGCTTCCGGCGACGTGACGCTTGCGCCGCAGTGCCGCCAGGACGTGAGCCTCTCGCAGGACACGCTCGCCATGATGCTGGGCATCACGCGCCAGACGCTATCGCTCGAACTCAAGGCGATGGCGGAAAAAGGCGCGATCACACTCCGGTATGGGCGAATCGAAATCTTGTCGAAAGACATCCTCTCGTCCTTTCAGGATTACCAATGA
- a CDS encoding tautomerase family protein, which translates to MPITHVSMRAGRPAPFRTAVLKGIHESLHEALGVHPEAFFMSITEHEDANFLVNMTFPFKRSADLLLVQITLTAGRTADDKKRFYEHLVGKLQATLGVDPADVFINIIEVASENWSPGNGLAGRNAAIPAANSPNASAAS; encoded by the coding sequence ATGCCAATAACCCATGTTTCGATGCGCGCCGGCCGGCCCGCACCATTTCGCACCGCAGTCCTGAAGGGGATTCACGAGTCGCTGCACGAAGCGCTCGGCGTTCACCCGGAAGCCTTCTTCATGTCGATCACCGAGCACGAAGACGCCAACTTCCTCGTGAACATGACGTTCCCGTTCAAGCGCAGCGCCGACCTGCTGCTGGTCCAGATCACGCTGACCGCGGGCCGCACCGCAGACGACAAGAAGCGCTTCTACGAACACCTCGTCGGCAAACTGCAAGCCACGCTCGGCGTCGATCCCGCCGATGTCTTCATCAACATCATCGAAGTGGCCAGCGAGAACTGGTCGCCCGGTAACGGGCTCGCGGGTCGCAATGCGGCCATTCCCGCTGCCAATTCGCCCAACGCTTCGGCCGCCAGCTAA
- a CDS encoding porin, with protein MRRRARGRTAGVLAGAISAATLYSAPAAAQSSVTLYGLVDAGLRYTTHANPAGDSQFQMLSGASESHFGIKGAEDIGGGTKVIFTLENRFLPNNGQMDPAYPFFNTAFVGLQSSTFGKLTMGRQINPFADAVLGSFISNRWLPSFYQFRPEVMMAQGVWTSNMVKYAVRYQYLTAEVSYAFGGQAGQFGAGSQIGASILYLPAAPLTFSAAYLDSRDAVNASQHLKSWTVGGSYTFASTTVNAGWVVNRQDAGFVGNFPNGPFSEPALTALKFNTFSAREMFFGGVSQQIGFATHLSANVWRTIQTGKAQSGDGNATQFQLLADYNWSKRTDTYVEVDYSLYRGGMIGAQFQGINAVSSAYGSTQLGVTAGLRHLF; from the coding sequence ATGCGCAGGAGAGCGCGAGGCCGAACGGCGGGCGTGCTGGCCGGCGCCATCTCAGCGGCTACGCTGTATTCGGCTCCGGCGGCTGCGCAGTCGTCGGTGACGCTCTACGGTCTGGTCGACGCCGGCCTGCGCTATACGACGCACGCGAACCCGGCAGGCGATTCGCAGTTTCAGATGTTGAGTGGCGCAAGCGAGAGCCACTTCGGCATTAAGGGCGCGGAAGACATCGGCGGGGGGACGAAGGTTATCTTCACCCTTGAGAATCGCTTCCTTCCGAACAACGGACAGATGGACCCGGCCTATCCGTTCTTCAATACGGCGTTCGTCGGGCTGCAATCGAGCACGTTCGGCAAGCTGACGATGGGTCGACAAATCAATCCGTTCGCCGACGCGGTGCTGGGCTCGTTCATATCGAACCGCTGGCTGCCGTCGTTCTATCAGTTCCGGCCCGAAGTCATGATGGCCCAGGGCGTATGGACGAGCAACATGGTCAAGTACGCGGTGCGGTACCAATACCTGACCGCCGAGGTCTCGTACGCGTTTGGTGGCCAGGCGGGCCAGTTCGGCGCGGGTAGCCAGATTGGCGCGTCCATTCTATATCTGCCTGCTGCGCCGCTGACCTTTTCCGCCGCCTATCTCGACTCGCGCGACGCCGTGAATGCCTCCCAGCACCTCAAGTCATGGACAGTGGGCGGCTCGTACACGTTCGCCTCCACCACCGTGAATGCAGGCTGGGTGGTCAACCGGCAGGACGCCGGCTTCGTCGGCAATTTCCCCAACGGCCCGTTTTCCGAGCCCGCGCTGACCGCGCTGAAATTCAATACGTTCAGCGCACGAGAGATGTTCTTTGGCGGTGTAAGCCAGCAAATCGGCTTCGCCACGCATCTCTCGGCGAACGTGTGGCGCACGATCCAGACCGGGAAGGCCCAGTCCGGTGACGGCAACGCGACGCAGTTCCAGCTGCTTGCCGACTACAACTGGTCCAAGCGCACGGATACGTACGTCGAAGTGGATTACTCGCTGTACCGGGGCGGCATGATCGGGGCGCAGTTCCAGGGCATTAACGCAGTGAGTTCGGCTTACGGCAGCACCCAGCTTGGCGTGACGGCGGGCTTACGACACCTGTTCTAA
- a CDS encoding alpha/beta hydrolase fold domain-containing protein: protein MKVVIAGGGIGGLTTALALLHQGIEPIVLERAPQLTEVGAGVQIAANGTIVLRALGLEPAMARVATVPAGFDYLELSTGRRLYYAPLGKEAEARYGALLYNIHRADLIDLLAKALPPGVVRLGAECESVSQDEESAWVTLKNGEVIRGDVVIGADGIHSAVRTALRGPEDKQFANILMWRSLIPAERLEGLNLPVAGNNWFGVGRNIVSYWVRKDLYSILASVPATEVSRESWTQSGDVEQLRRSFEGCEPTVQKMLAQVDSTFITGMYHRDPIESWTTGRIALLGDAAHAMVPYLAQGACQSIEDAWVLAACLKRHGSAGVQDALLEYERRRQPRTKRIQAGARYVVDWAHEPDAARVRQRNGRLKGLSRIDPLGEISWSFAWGHDIIAAAELPPGDVVGLSAAREGKRMERAESQRAFDLWKGVFTPDDVARGDRGQHAAYERFLLGQFPAPASTEVKEVDLDGVRSLRVSAEGVGKRATVLHFHGGGYVLGSAKSSVEYASRLSHALNGPCYTVDYRLAPEHPYPAAVDDAFSAYRGLLAAGVDPATLFLSGESSGGGLALALAAALRRAGLPLPAGVIAICPMTDLTLSGPSVQANSGDDPAANRETLTNLVAGYFQGHEPTDPMVSPLFADLTDLPPVYLAAVHGEVLESDTTRFAERAKVAGANVTLKMVDDSVHVFTLFPFLPETAETLEAIGRWSRKLLPQ, encoded by the coding sequence ATGAAAGTCGTAATTGCAGGAGGCGGCATCGGCGGCCTCACCACGGCGCTGGCCTTGTTGCATCAAGGGATCGAGCCGATTGTACTGGAGCGTGCACCGCAGTTGACCGAGGTCGGGGCGGGCGTGCAGATTGCCGCCAACGGCACGATCGTGCTGCGCGCACTGGGGCTCGAACCGGCCATGGCGCGCGTCGCGACGGTGCCGGCAGGCTTCGACTACCTCGAGTTGTCGACGGGCCGGCGCCTCTACTACGCCCCGCTCGGCAAGGAAGCCGAGGCGCGCTATGGGGCGCTGCTCTACAACATTCACCGTGCCGACTTGATCGACCTGCTCGCGAAAGCATTGCCGCCCGGCGTGGTGCGCCTTGGTGCGGAGTGCGAATCGGTTTCGCAGGACGAGGAGAGCGCCTGGGTCACGCTGAAGAACGGCGAGGTGATTCGCGGCGACGTGGTGATCGGAGCGGACGGCATTCATTCGGCTGTCCGCACGGCCTTGCGCGGGCCGGAGGACAAGCAGTTCGCCAATATCCTGATGTGGCGTTCGCTGATCCCGGCCGAGCGCCTTGAAGGGCTGAACCTGCCGGTGGCGGGCAACAACTGGTTTGGCGTGGGCCGCAATATCGTGTCGTACTGGGTTCGCAAGGACCTGTACAGCATTCTCGCGTCCGTGCCGGCAACCGAAGTGAGCCGCGAGTCGTGGACGCAGTCGGGCGACGTCGAGCAACTGCGGCGCTCGTTCGAAGGCTGCGAGCCGACGGTGCAGAAGATGCTGGCGCAGGTGGACAGCACGTTCATCACCGGCATGTACCACCGCGATCCAATCGAAAGCTGGACCACGGGCCGCATCGCACTGCTCGGCGACGCCGCGCACGCGATGGTGCCGTATCTCGCGCAAGGCGCTTGCCAGTCGATCGAGGACGCATGGGTGCTTGCCGCGTGCCTGAAGCGCCACGGCAGCGCCGGTGTGCAGGACGCGCTGCTCGAATACGAGCGGCGTCGCCAGCCGCGCACCAAGCGCATTCAGGCAGGGGCGCGCTACGTGGTCGACTGGGCGCACGAGCCCGACGCGGCGCGCGTGCGTCAGCGCAACGGGCGGCTCAAGGGGCTTTCGCGCATCGATCCGCTGGGCGAGATCTCGTGGTCGTTCGCCTGGGGGCACGACATCATCGCGGCGGCCGAGCTGCCGCCGGGCGACGTGGTGGGCCTGAGCGCGGCGCGTGAAGGCAAGCGCATGGAACGCGCGGAGAGCCAGCGTGCATTTGACCTCTGGAAAGGCGTCTTCACGCCTGACGATGTGGCGCGTGGCGACCGTGGCCAGCATGCCGCATACGAGCGCTTCCTGCTGGGGCAATTCCCCGCACCGGCGAGCACCGAAGTGAAGGAAGTCGATCTCGACGGCGTGCGCTCGCTGCGGGTTTCGGCCGAAGGCGTGGGGAAACGGGCCACCGTACTGCATTTTCATGGCGGCGGTTATGTGCTTGGTTCTGCTAAAAGTTCTGTGGAGTACGCAAGCCGCCTGTCGCACGCCCTGAACGGCCCGTGCTACACGGTCGACTATCGTCTCGCGCCCGAGCATCCGTATCCGGCGGCCGTCGACGACGCGTTCAGCGCGTATCGCGGCCTGCTCGCCGCGGGCGTCGATCCCGCAACGCTCTTTCTGAGCGGCGAGTCGTCCGGCGGCGGTCTCGCGCTGGCGCTGGCGGCTGCGCTGCGCCGCGCGGGCTTGCCGCTTCCGGCCGGCGTGATCGCCATCTGCCCGATGACGGATCTCACGCTGAGCGGGCCTTCCGTGCAAGCAAATTCGGGCGACGACCCAGCCGCGAATCGCGAGACGCTGACCAACCTCGTCGCGGGCTACTTCCAGGGCCACGAACCGACCGACCCGATGGTGTCGCCGCTCTTCGCCGATCTCACGGATCTTCCGCCGGTGTATCTCGCGGCTGTGCACGGCGAAGTGCTGGAAAGCGACACGACGCGTTTTGCCGAGCGCGCGAAAGTCGCCGGCGCGAACGTGACGCTGAAGATGGTGGACGACTCCGTTCACGTCTTCACGCTGTTCCCGTTCCTGCCCGAGACCGCCGAGACGCTCGAAGCGATTGGCCGGTGGAGCCGCAAGCTGCTACCGCAGTGA